The DNA segment GCAGCTTTTTCGCCACATCGGGAACGCCCAAAAGTCTTGTATAAAGGATCTCCGCCACCCGGGCGTTCCCCTCTTCCGTGTAATGCCCGGCGGCATACGAGAATTTCGCGTCGCGTTCCTTTATGAACAGCGTGTCGGCCGTCGAATACGGCATCTTCAGAAATTCCTCGTGGAGGTCGAAATATACGATTCCCTTCCTCTTCGTTTCTTCGCGCAGGTACTCCCGCCAGGTCCTGGTCGCTTCGTCGTCGGAGCTTTTCGTCGGCAAAAACACCAGTGCAAGGACGCTTCCTGATTTCTCATTCAATCTCCGGAGCTCGTCCATCATTTCCGAAACGACTTCTCTCGTTTTCCGCCTTGCAGGAGGCGGAATCGCCTCCGCCTTCCCGCCGCCTTTTCCCAGCAGCACCCCCGCAAGCCTGACCGAATTCAGGCGATTAAGCCTCCAGAGATTTCCCTTCAGCCAGACCATGACATCCGAGCGTTTGGCGACCGGCACCCCCTTCGTTACGAGGACGCCGTTTTCCACCGCCAAAACGGGCTTCCCGTACCCCAGGAAGCTGTTGCTCGACATGCGGATGAAGTCGGAGGTGATGAACGCGAACAGGTGAACGTCATGCCGGATCTTCGTGCCGTCCCGTTTGTACCAGAGGAAAGCCTGGTCCGCCCCGTAACCTCCCTGCCCCATGTTCACCGCCTCGATTCTTCCGTCGACCAACCCCAACCTGCTGCACCACGTGTTGTCGTTACCGACCCCGTAGCCGAGCGTGAAGGAATCTCCCGAACACACGATGCGGATTTTTCCGGCGGGGACCTCAGCCGCGAATTCCTCGTTGTTGCGAAACCCCTGCGAGTTCGTCTTCAGGTATTTCCCGGGGCCGTACATGTCTTTAATGGAAACACCCGGGATGTTCACCCATCCGAGATCGCCGTCATGCCTCGTGTGCGTCCGCTCCGCGACCGGCCTGGCGTTTTTGAACTCCTGCGCCACCATTGCGAGGCTGGCGATGCCTTCCACAAGGAGGAAAAGCAGAACGACTGCGGCGATATTGGCCGAAACCATCATGAACGCGCTTTTCCGTTTCATATGCCCGCCGCCGATGGCGCCGTGAATTCTTTCCCGCCGATCGGGCGAAGAACACCCGTCCCGGTATCCCGCTTGTATTCGTACACGTAGTAACTCCTGTTCGGGTAATGATTCATGAGTTCGACGTTTCTTTCCCCCAGATCCCTGACGTAAAGCACGTCCCCCGTGTAATCCAGAGGATTCTGTATGTAATAGGATATGTTGTTGTACGCCTCGGGCACGGACTTGACGAATATTATCGATCGATGAATGTTATTCGACTCGACCAGCGTATATGGCTGCCGATAAAGCTGACAGATCTTGTATCTTTTGTAGATTTTCAGGGGAGACATCGTAACCGCCACGCTCGTTATCGCCGCAAACAGGATAGCCATGAATCCGAAATTCCTTATCTCCGCATTACCAAGCCATTTCCTGAAGGAAAGTTCGGAAAGAGTCATGCCTCTTGCCGTTAGCAACGCCAATGCGAAAAAGGCGGCATGGTAATACCTGGACTGTTTCGCATGATAGAAAACATGCATAACGATGATTAAAAAGACTATGGCAAGCAGAAGCATGTCCCACCTTGTCTTCTTCCTGACCGCCACGAAGCATAAAAAAATGAAGGAAAACAGAATTCCGACGATGTTGACCGCCCCCACATTGATCAACATGTTTTTGATGCCGCTCAGAACGTTATATTCCGCAGGATTTACGAAAACATCCAGGGATCGCAAGCCGAATCCCAGTTTGTCGAAGGGGTTGTAATGTTCGAACGGACTGACGAGGAACGATCCCGTCTGCAGATGGTTGTATGCCAGGAGCGCAGCGATCGACGGTAGCGCTCCCGCTGCGGCGGCGAAAAACGGCGCCATCATCTTCCTGCGGTCGCCGGCCGCGAGATACAGGAAGTAACCTATAACCGGCAGCGCTACCGCCACCGCCGAATACGGCCTAACGAGGAAAGATACCCCCAGAAAGATTCCCGCCGGCAATGCGACAGAGACTCCGGGTTCCTTTATCGTTCGAACCGCAAAATAAAAAAACAGGCTGGAGAAAAGCAGGCTGGAAGGCTCCGACAGGTACGTCGTGTTCAGATAATAAAAATTCGTCGAAAATAAAAGCAGCAGCATGGCGAGGAAGGCGGTGTCCCTGTCGTAAATTTCCTTTCCGGTGAAATAAACGACGATCAGGGTCATCAATCCCAGGAGCGGATTGACAACCCATGGGATACCGGATTTTACCCCAGCGGAAAGAATCAACGGCCAGCCGGGGAAATATTTGCTGTAAAACTTCCCGTCGTTCACGACGTTTCCCGTTGTGAAGAATTCCTTCAACTCATGGCTGGGGACACTCAGTTTCCCGGCTGAAAATATCTTTGCCTGTGTGTAGTATGAAATCGAATCGAGGTCGAACCCGATCACGTTGGTTTTATGTTTCCCGAAAAACAGGAAGCTCATGCACAGGTAAAAAAGGAATGCGGCAAGCCAGATCGCGCGGACGGCACGTTCGCTTGGCCGGAAATCGAGAAGATCCTGGAACTTTTTGCTTTTCGAATAAAAGAGCGCCAGGAAAAAGAAAGATACGAGCAACAGGACGAATATGAGGACGAAATCCCGCGCTTTCTCGCGCCCACTCCAGGAGACGAACCCGGCGAGAATCATGGAAGCCATGGACGGAATCAGGTAAACGAGGTTTTTCATCGGATCAGTTAATTGAAATCATGTCAGGCGGCATTGATGGACCGGCGTCTTCGGAAACCGTCAACCTCCCTTGAATAGTCCCAAAAAAAGTTTCGCGATCAGGATCGATCTTTCCATCAGGTTCAGGGTCTTCAGATTCAAATCCGGGATTTCGTTGAAAAGGAAAGACATTACCCTGCTCGGCTTCATGTAGAACCTGAAATATGCCATCTTCTGGAGTTTCCTCAACTCCTCATAGGTCCTTCCCTTCGGTATATAAGGGATCTGCTTCCCCAGCAGTCCGCCCGCGATGTCGAACCTTGAAA comes from the Deltaproteobacteria bacterium genome and includes:
- a CDS encoding glycosyltransferase family 39 protein; amino-acid sequence: MKNLVYLIPSMASMILAGFVSWSGREKARDFVLIFVLLLVSFFFLALFYSKSKKFQDLLDFRPSERAVRAIWLAAFLFYLCMSFLFFGKHKTNVIGFDLDSISYYTQAKIFSAGKLSVPSHELKEFFTTGNVVNDGKFYSKYFPGWPLILSAGVKSGIPWVVNPLLGLMTLIVVYFTGKEIYDRDTAFLAMLLLLFSTNFYYLNTTYLSEPSSLLFSSLFFYFAVRTIKEPGVSVALPAGIFLGVSFLVRPYSAVAVALPVIGYFLYLAAGDRRKMMAPFFAAAAGALPSIAALLAYNHLQTGSFLVSPFEHYNPFDKLGFGLRSLDVFVNPAEYNVLSGIKNMLINVGAVNIVGILFSFIFLCFVAVRKKTRWDMLLLAIVFLIIVMHVFYHAKQSRYYHAAFFALALLTARGMTLSELSFRKWLGNAEIRNFGFMAILFAAITSVAVTMSPLKIYKRYKICQLYRQPYTLVESNNIHRSIIFVKSVPEAYNNISYYIQNPLDYTGDVLYVRDLGERNVELMNHYPNRSYYVYEYKRDTGTGVLRPIGGKEFTAPSAAGI